In Nematostella vectensis chromosome 2, jaNemVect1.1, whole genome shotgun sequence, one genomic interval encodes:
- the LOC5521189 gene encoding neuronal acetylcholine receptor subunit alpha-10, whose product MDSLSTSTAFSRVLIEFLLLSCLLLGWISHIDGASATDEQRLLERLINASGSGVRPILDLARPTNVTLDITFNSIIDVDEKHQILSSSVWIRQSWIAETLSWDPAEYGGVNQIVVSSQLLWQPDTVLYNNIFEEFDSRLDTTVTRVRVYSSGFVYWAMPYVFKTMCKIDVTDFPFDSQRCPITFGAWQYDQNEVNLINNKRLATVASTRVENGEWTVEKVAIERRVIFYQCCPNQPYPEISFVIHMQRRSLFYVVNLVLPNFLITLLAFFSFFIPVECGERMSFVITVLLSMTVFLLLVAESIPPTSEAVPVIGVYYTFCIVEVFLALVATGISFRINYSYMFGDGLSPWLKTLLFEKVGPLLRFDVKKTLRKGYVEYLDTKARVPCDCCLDSPGGVTRDEEMQMICKHNAGNANQNGPDSGGLPHKEIPGFVLNGQQAGNGSAKCRVITTPVESELIRAVKCHQHSDRKRTESKLAAAIVDRAFLWVFNTVFVICTAAILGSPSIKSNHSDG is encoded by the exons ATGGATTCATTGTCAACCAGTACAGCGTTTTCAAGGGTGTTAATCGAGTTTCTCTTACTAAGCTGTCTTCTTCTTGGCTGGATTTCCCACATTGATG GTGCATCGGCGACCGATGAGCAAAGGTTATTGGAACGATTGATCAACGCGAGTGGTAGTGGCGTCCGGCCGATTCTTGACCTGGCCCGTCCGACGAATGTCACTCTAGACATAACATTCAACAGTATTATAGATGTG GACGAGAAACATCAAATTTTGTCTTCAAGTGTTTGGATTCGGCAG tcGTGGATCGCTGAGACGTTAAGCTGGGATCCTGCAGAGTACGGTGGTGTCAATCAAATAGTCGTGTCATCCCAGTTACTATGGCAACCAGATACTGTCCTTTACAACAA CATCTTTGAAGAATTCGACAGCCGCTTGGACACGACAGTCACGCGTGTGCGCGTTTACTCGAGCGGTTTCGTGTACTGGGCCATGCCTTATGTGTTCAAGACAATGTGCAAGATCGATGTAACAGACTTCCCGTTCGATTCCCAGAGATGTCCCATCACGTTTGGCGCGTGGCAGTACGACCAAAACGAAGTCAACCTTATCAATAACAAGAGGCTCGCCACAGTCGCGAGCACGCGTGTCGAGAATGGGGAATGGACGGTCGAGAAGGTCGCAATTGAGCGCCGAGTAATATTCTATCAGTGCTGCCCTAACCAGCCGTACCCCGAGATCTCCTTTGTTATCCACATGCAGCGAAGATCGCTATTTTACGTGGTGAATCTCGTGTTACCGAACTTTCTCATCACATTGCTGGCGTTTTTCTCGTTTTTCATCCCCGTGGAATGTGGCGAGAGAATGTCGTTCGTTATAACAGTCTTGTTGAGTATGACCGTGTTTCTGTTACTTGTAGCAGAGAGTATCCCGCCGACCTCAGAGGCAGTACCAGTCATAGGAGTTTACTATACGTTCTGTATTGTCGAGGTGTTCCTTGCTTTAGTTGCGACCGGGATCAGTTTTCGGATCAACTACAGTTACATGTTCGGTGACGGCCTATCTCCATGGCTCAAGACTCTGCTCTTTGAAAAGGTCGGTCCTCTGTTGCGCTTTGACGTAAAGAAAACCCTTCGTAAGGGGTACGTCGAATACTTGGACACAAAAGCACGTGTTCCGTGTGACTGCTGCCTTGACTCCCCAGGGGGGGTTACCAGGGACGAAGAAATGCAAATGATTTGTAAACACAACGCTGGAAATGCCAATCAAAATGGTCCCGATTCTGGCGGCTTACCCCACAAGGAGATACCGGGGTTTGTGCTCAACGGCCAGCAGGCAGGAAATGGTTCGGCAAAATGCCGGGTGATCACAACCCCGGTGGAGTCGGAGCTTATCCGAGCTGTCAAATGTCATCAACATAGTGACAGAAAGAGGACTGAGAGCAAATTAGCGGCTGCAATCGTCGACAGGGCTTTCCTCTGGGTTTTTAATACCGTGTTCGTTATTTGCACCGCTGCGATCCTAGGAAGTCCGTCAATCAAGTCAAATCACTCCGATGGGTGA
- the LOC5521188 gene encoding globin encodes MGCGSSTFKPPREPVKIPLSVAQKYLVRETWETIEQHSKAVGKKTFLRFFEINPDYQKLFPEFATLDQVELEQANALHGHAKRVMKAVENAVSAMDDAESFAAYLENLGARHKARALKPAYLDAMQVAYTDTIQDLLKTQWTDGTAEAWNKLFRFIADTMKHGLSS; translated from the exons ATGGGTTGTGGTTCGTCTACCTTCAAACCGCCTAGAGAGCCCGTGAAAATCCCCCTATCTGTAGCCCAGAAGTATCTAGTACGAGAAACGTGGGAGACAATCGAGCAACACTCGAAGGCAGTTGGCAAAAAGACTTTTCTCAG GTTCTTTGAAATAAACCCAGACTACCAAAAGCTGTTCCCAGAGTTTGCCACACTAGACCAGGTTGAGCTGGAGCAGGCTAATGCGTTACACGGTCACGCCAAGCGAGTCATGAAGGCCGTAGAGAACGCTGTCTCCGCCATGGATGATGCGGAAAGTTTCGCCGCTTACTTAGAAAACCTCGGGGCACGACACAAGGCAAGGGCCCTCAAGCCGGCCTATCTCGAT GCCATGCAAGTTGCTTACACGGACACGATACAAGATCTGCTCAAGACTCAATGGACAGACGGAACAGCCGAGGCTTGGAACAAACTGTTTCGTTTTATCGCGGATACCATGAAACATGGACTTTCCTCCTGA
- the LOC5521187 gene encoding transmembrane protein 41A-A: protein MADTTKRSVKTVLCVLCVLAIFSLASLYLYFLSKWLPPLAREMVSEDDLNSNTTNQRAELYFPSSIEELKALASILKMYKKENSGYVALLFCSAYLYKQTFAIPGSVFMNILAGAIFGIWKAFPLTCFLTACGASCCYLLSRTFGRSLLVQYFPERVAALQAKVHENLDRLFFFLLFLRLFPMSPNWFLNMTSPILDVPLPQFFVSVFIGLMPYNFLCCQTGCLLSQLKSLNDLFTASVMFKLAAMAFVAMVPGLVVKRLHKQHNKTK from the exons ATGGCTGATACTACGAAAAGATCTGTTAAGACAGTACTCTGTGTACTGTGTGTTCTGGCAATCTTCTCTCTGGCTTCGCTTTACTTGTATTTTTTGTCCAAATGGCTACCTCCTCTGGCGAGAGAAATGGTATCGGAAGATGACCTTAACAGCAACACAACAAATCAGAG AGCGGAGCTATATTTTCCCAGCAGTATTGAGGAGTTAAAGGCTCTCGCAAGCATTCTCAAGATGTACAAGAAGGAGAATAGTGGCTATGTAGCTCTCCTTTTCTGTAGCGCATACCTTTACAAACAGACATTTGCCATCCCTGGGTCTGTTTTCATG AATATTCTAGCAGGGGCAATCTTTGGAATCTGGAAGGCATTTCCCTTGACATGTTTTTTGACAGCATGTGGGGCGTCATGCTGTTACTTACTGTCTAGGACTTTTGGTAGAAGTTTACTTGTACAGTATTTCCCTGAGAGGGTTGCTGCACTCCAAGCAAAG GTTCATGAAAACCTTGAtagattgtttttctttttgttgtttctACGACTCTTCCCAATGTCTCCTAACTGGTTTCTAAACATGACATCACCAATTCTAGATGTTCCTCTGCCACAATTCTTTGTTTCTGTCTTCATAG GTCTGATGCCGTATAACTTCCTCTGCTGTCAAACTGGATGTCTTCTCTCACAGCTCAAATCTCTTAATGACCTCTTCACTGCATCTGTCATGTTCAAGCTTGCTGCAATGGCTTTTGTTGCTATGGTTCCAGGACTTGTTGTTAAGAGACTTCATAAGCAACACAACAAGACTAAATAA
- the LOC5521300 gene encoding phosphatidylinositol N-acetylglucosaminyltransferase subunit A isoform X2, giving the protein MADRKHRICMVSDFFYPNMGGVESHIYQLSQRLIQRGHKVIVVTHSYGGRKGVRYLTNYLKVYYLPFGVFHNQCILPTLYLDLPILRYIFLRERITIVHGHSAFSTLCHDALLHARTMGMKTIFTDHSLFGFADASSIITNKFLQFSLADVEHVICVSHTSKENTVLRASTQSGMKPYIVSVIPNAVDASMFTPCPSKRRKNCITVVVVSRLVYRKGMDLLAGIIPKLCHRHSDVNFLIGGDGPKRVVLEEVREQNQLHDRVELLGTLEHDKVRDVLVQGDVFLNTSLTEAFCMAIVEAASCGLQVVSTRVGGVPEVLPPDMITMAEPSVQALVDALEDCIRRVRSRSVIDTHTAHERIRAMYTWTNVSKRTEKVYDTVASLPSVPFEERLKRLYMCGSIAGKIFCVLAVIDLIILMMLEWLVPRKNIDMCPEFDAVTSQPVTAEVPRQTNHVMTRSQHRILRGETSPVDLLH; this is encoded by the exons atggcggacagAAAGCACCGAATCTG CATGGTCTCGGACTTTTTCTACCCGAACATGGGGGGAGTAGAAAGTCATATATATCAACTATCACAACGATTGATACAAAGAGGTCACAAG GTTATCGTCGTGACACACTCGTATGGAGGAAGAAAAGGAGTTCGGTATCTTACTAACTACCTCAAG GTGTATTATCTTCCATTTGGTGTTTTTCACAACCAGTGTATTTTGCCGACTCTCTACCTGGATTTACCAATTTTAAGATACATCTTTCTCAGGGAAAGGATTACGATAGTCCATGGCCACTCT GCATTCTCTACACTTTGCCATGATGCCCTTCTACATGCTCGGACCATGGGAATGAAGACGATATTCACCGACCACTCACTTTTTGGATTTGCAGATGCAAGCTCCATCATAACTAACAAGTTTCTTCAGTTCTCCCTTGCAGATGTAGAACATGTCATTTGTGTATCACATACAAG CAAAGAAAACACAGTCCTTCGTGCCTCTACACAATCCGGGATGAAGCCATATATTGTATCTGTGATTCCTAATGCTGTGGATGCTTCAATGTTTACACCATGCCCATCAAAGCGAAGAAAAAATTGTA TCACAGTGGTAGTTGTGAGTCGGTTGGTGTATCGCAAGGGGATGGACTTGCTGGCCGGTATCATACCAAAGCTTTGCCACAGGCATTCTGATGTGAACTTTTTAATTG GAGGGGATGGGCCTAAACGTGTAGTGCTCGAGGAGGTTCGAGAACAGAACCAATTGCATGATCGAGTTGAGTTGTTAGGAACGCTGGAGCATGACAAAGTACGAGAT GTTCTCGTTCAAGGGGACGTATTCTTGAACACGTCGCTGACAGAGGCGTTCTGTATGGCTATTGTGGAGGCTGCAAGCTGTGG GCTTCAGGTTGTAAGTACGCGTGTTGGTGGCGTTCCTGAGGTTTTACCGCCTGATATGATAACCATGGCAGAACCCAGTGTACAAG CTCTCGTGGATGCTTTAGAAGACTGCATTCGCCGTGTAAGGAGTAGGAGCGTCATCGACACACACACAGCACACGAGAGAATAAGGGCTATGTACACATGGACTAACGTCTCCAAGAGAACAGAAAAG GTTTACGACACTGTCGCCAGTTTACCAAGCGTTCCTTTTGAAGAACGATTAAAAAG GCTGTATATGTGCGGTAGCATAGCGGGGAAGATATTCTGCGTCCTTGCTGTGATAGACTTGATAATACTCATGATGCTCGAGTGGCTAGTCCCGAGAAAG AATATTGACATGTGTCCGGAATTTGACGCCGTAACCTCCCAGCCCGTTACAGCCGAGGTACCTCGCCAAACGAACCACGTGATGACAAGGTCCCAACACCGAATATTAAGAGGAGAAACCTCACCAGTAGACTTGTTACACTAA
- the LOC5521300 gene encoding phosphatidylinositol N-acetylglucosaminyltransferase subunit A isoform X4: MADRKHRICMVSDFFYPNMGGVESHIYQLSQRLIQRGHKVIVVTHSYGGRKGVRYLTNYLKVYYLPFGVFHNQCILPTLYLDLPILRYIFLRERITIVHGHSAFSTLCHDALLHARTMGMKTIFTDHSLFGFADASSIITNKFLQFSLADVEHVICVSHTSKENTVLRASTQSGMKPYIVSVIPNAVDASMFTPCPSKRRKNCRGDGPKRVVLEEVREQNQLHDRVELLGTLEHDKVRDVLVQGDVFLNTSLTEAFCMAIVEAASCGLQVVSTRVGGVPEVLPPDMITMAEPSVQALVDALEDCIRRVRSRSVIDTHTAHERIRAMYTWTNVSKRTEKVYDTVASLPSVPFEERLKRLYMCGSIAGKIFCVLAVIDLIILMMLEWLVPRKNIDMCPEFDAVTSQPVTAEVPRQTNHVMTRSQHRILRGETSPVDLLH; encoded by the exons atggcggacagAAAGCACCGAATCTG CATGGTCTCGGACTTTTTCTACCCGAACATGGGGGGAGTAGAAAGTCATATATATCAACTATCACAACGATTGATACAAAGAGGTCACAAG GTTATCGTCGTGACACACTCGTATGGAGGAAGAAAAGGAGTTCGGTATCTTACTAACTACCTCAAG GTGTATTATCTTCCATTTGGTGTTTTTCACAACCAGTGTATTTTGCCGACTCTCTACCTGGATTTACCAATTTTAAGATACATCTTTCTCAGGGAAAGGATTACGATAGTCCATGGCCACTCT GCATTCTCTACACTTTGCCATGATGCCCTTCTACATGCTCGGACCATGGGAATGAAGACGATATTCACCGACCACTCACTTTTTGGATTTGCAGATGCAAGCTCCATCATAACTAACAAGTTTCTTCAGTTCTCCCTTGCAGATGTAGAACATGTCATTTGTGTATCACATACAAG CAAAGAAAACACAGTCCTTCGTGCCTCTACACAATCCGGGATGAAGCCATATATTGTATCTGTGATTCCTAATGCTGTGGATGCTTCAATGTTTACACCATGCCCATCAAAGCGAAGAAAAAATTGTA GAGGGGATGGGCCTAAACGTGTAGTGCTCGAGGAGGTTCGAGAACAGAACCAATTGCATGATCGAGTTGAGTTGTTAGGAACGCTGGAGCATGACAAAGTACGAGAT GTTCTCGTTCAAGGGGACGTATTCTTGAACACGTCGCTGACAGAGGCGTTCTGTATGGCTATTGTGGAGGCTGCAAGCTGTGG GCTTCAGGTTGTAAGTACGCGTGTTGGTGGCGTTCCTGAGGTTTTACCGCCTGATATGATAACCATGGCAGAACCCAGTGTACAAG CTCTCGTGGATGCTTTAGAAGACTGCATTCGCCGTGTAAGGAGTAGGAGCGTCATCGACACACACACAGCACACGAGAGAATAAGGGCTATGTACACATGGACTAACGTCTCCAAGAGAACAGAAAAG GTTTACGACACTGTCGCCAGTTTACCAAGCGTTCCTTTTGAAGAACGATTAAAAAG GCTGTATATGTGCGGTAGCATAGCGGGGAAGATATTCTGCGTCCTTGCTGTGATAGACTTGATAATACTCATGATGCTCGAGTGGCTAGTCCCGAGAAAG AATATTGACATGTGTCCGGAATTTGACGCCGTAACCTCCCAGCCCGTTACAGCCGAGGTACCTCGCCAAACGAACCACGTGATGACAAGGTCCCAACACCGAATATTAAGAGGAGAAACCTCACCAGTAGACTTGTTACACTAA
- the LOC5521300 gene encoding phosphatidylinositol N-acetylglucosaminyltransferase subunit A isoform X3 — translation MVIALDFYNFSMVSDFFYPNMGGVESHIYQLSQRLIQRGHKVIVVTHSYGGRKGVRYLTNYLKVYYLPFGVFHNQCILPTLYLDLPILRYIFLRERITIVHGHSAFSTLCHDALLHARTMGMKTIFTDHSLFGFADASSIITNKFLQFSLADVEHVICVSHTSKENTVLRASTQSGMKPYIVSVIPNAVDASMFTPCPSKRRKNCRGDGPKRVVLEEVREQNQLHDRVELLGTLEHDKVRDVLVQGDVFLNTSLTEAFCMAIVEAASCGLQVVSTRVGGVPEVLPPDMITMAEPSVQALVDALEDCIRRVRSRSVIDTHTAHERIRAMYTWTNVSKRTEKVYDTVASLPSVPFEERLKRLYMCGSIAGKIFCVLAVIDLIILMMLEWLVPRKNIDMCPEFDAVTSQPVTAEVPRQTNHVMTRSQHRILRGETSPVDLLH, via the exons ATGGTCATCGCACTTGATTTTTATAACTTCAGCATGGTCTCGGACTTTTTCTACCCGAACATGGGGGGAGTAGAAAGTCATATATATCAACTATCACAACGATTGATACAAAGAGGTCACAAG GTTATCGTCGTGACACACTCGTATGGAGGAAGAAAAGGAGTTCGGTATCTTACTAACTACCTCAAG GTGTATTATCTTCCATTTGGTGTTTTTCACAACCAGTGTATTTTGCCGACTCTCTACCTGGATTTACCAATTTTAAGATACATCTTTCTCAGGGAAAGGATTACGATAGTCCATGGCCACTCT GCATTCTCTACACTTTGCCATGATGCCCTTCTACATGCTCGGACCATGGGAATGAAGACGATATTCACCGACCACTCACTTTTTGGATTTGCAGATGCAAGCTCCATCATAACTAACAAGTTTCTTCAGTTCTCCCTTGCAGATGTAGAACATGTCATTTGTGTATCACATACAAG CAAAGAAAACACAGTCCTTCGTGCCTCTACACAATCCGGGATGAAGCCATATATTGTATCTGTGATTCCTAATGCTGTGGATGCTTCAATGTTTACACCATGCCCATCAAAGCGAAGAAAAAATTGTA GAGGGGATGGGCCTAAACGTGTAGTGCTCGAGGAGGTTCGAGAACAGAACCAATTGCATGATCGAGTTGAGTTGTTAGGAACGCTGGAGCATGACAAAGTACGAGAT GTTCTCGTTCAAGGGGACGTATTCTTGAACACGTCGCTGACAGAGGCGTTCTGTATGGCTATTGTGGAGGCTGCAAGCTGTGG GCTTCAGGTTGTAAGTACGCGTGTTGGTGGCGTTCCTGAGGTTTTACCGCCTGATATGATAACCATGGCAGAACCCAGTGTACAAG CTCTCGTGGATGCTTTAGAAGACTGCATTCGCCGTGTAAGGAGTAGGAGCGTCATCGACACACACACAGCACACGAGAGAATAAGGGCTATGTACACATGGACTAACGTCTCCAAGAGAACAGAAAAG GTTTACGACACTGTCGCCAGTTTACCAAGCGTTCCTTTTGAAGAACGATTAAAAAG GCTGTATATGTGCGGTAGCATAGCGGGGAAGATATTCTGCGTCCTTGCTGTGATAGACTTGATAATACTCATGATGCTCGAGTGGCTAGTCCCGAGAAAG AATATTGACATGTGTCCGGAATTTGACGCCGTAACCTCCCAGCCCGTTACAGCCGAGGTACCTCGCCAAACGAACCACGTGATGACAAGGTCCCAACACCGAATATTAAGAGGAGAAACCTCACCAGTAGACTTGTTACACTAA
- the LOC5521300 gene encoding phosphatidylinositol N-acetylglucosaminyltransferase subunit A isoform X5: MVIALDFYNFSMVSDFFYPNMGGVESHIYQLSQRLIQRGHKVIVVTHSYGGRKGVRYLTNYLKVYYLPFGVFHNQCILPTLYLDLPILRYIFLRERITIVHGHSFSLADVEHVICVSHTSKENTVLRASTQSGMKPYIVSVIPNAVDASMFTPCPSKRRKNCITVVVVSRLVYRKGMDLLAGIIPKLCHRHSDVNFLIGGDGPKRVVLEEVREQNQLHDRVELLGTLEHDKVRDVLVQGDVFLNTSLTEAFCMAIVEAASCGLQVVSTRVGGVPEVLPPDMITMAEPSVQALVDALEDCIRRVRSRSVIDTHTAHERIRAMYTWTNVSKRTEKVYDTVASLPSVPFEERLKRLYMCGSIAGKIFCVLAVIDLIILMMLEWLVPRKNIDMCPEFDAVTSQPVTAEVPRQTNHVMTRSQHRILRGETSPVDLLH; encoded by the exons ATGGTCATCGCACTTGATTTTTATAACTTCAGCATGGTCTCGGACTTTTTCTACCCGAACATGGGGGGAGTAGAAAGTCATATATATCAACTATCACAACGATTGATACAAAGAGGTCACAAG GTTATCGTCGTGACACACTCGTATGGAGGAAGAAAAGGAGTTCGGTATCTTACTAACTACCTCAAG GTGTATTATCTTCCATTTGGTGTTTTTCACAACCAGTGTATTTTGCCGACTCTCTACCTGGATTTACCAATTTTAAGATACATCTTTCTCAGGGAAAGGATTACGATAGTCCATGGCCACTCT TTCTCCCTTGCAGATGTAGAACATGTCATTTGTGTATCACATACAAG CAAAGAAAACACAGTCCTTCGTGCCTCTACACAATCCGGGATGAAGCCATATATTGTATCTGTGATTCCTAATGCTGTGGATGCTTCAATGTTTACACCATGCCCATCAAAGCGAAGAAAAAATTGTA TCACAGTGGTAGTTGTGAGTCGGTTGGTGTATCGCAAGGGGATGGACTTGCTGGCCGGTATCATACCAAAGCTTTGCCACAGGCATTCTGATGTGAACTTTTTAATTG GAGGGGATGGGCCTAAACGTGTAGTGCTCGAGGAGGTTCGAGAACAGAACCAATTGCATGATCGAGTTGAGTTGTTAGGAACGCTGGAGCATGACAAAGTACGAGAT GTTCTCGTTCAAGGGGACGTATTCTTGAACACGTCGCTGACAGAGGCGTTCTGTATGGCTATTGTGGAGGCTGCAAGCTGTGG GCTTCAGGTTGTAAGTACGCGTGTTGGTGGCGTTCCTGAGGTTTTACCGCCTGATATGATAACCATGGCAGAACCCAGTGTACAAG CTCTCGTGGATGCTTTAGAAGACTGCATTCGCCGTGTAAGGAGTAGGAGCGTCATCGACACACACACAGCACACGAGAGAATAAGGGCTATGTACACATGGACTAACGTCTCCAAGAGAACAGAAAAG GTTTACGACACTGTCGCCAGTTTACCAAGCGTTCCTTTTGAAGAACGATTAAAAAG GCTGTATATGTGCGGTAGCATAGCGGGGAAGATATTCTGCGTCCTTGCTGTGATAGACTTGATAATACTCATGATGCTCGAGTGGCTAGTCCCGAGAAAG AATATTGACATGTGTCCGGAATTTGACGCCGTAACCTCCCAGCCCGTTACAGCCGAGGTACCTCGCCAAACGAACCACGTGATGACAAGGTCCCAACACCGAATATTAAGAGGAGAAACCTCACCAGTAGACTTGTTACACTAA
- the LOC5521300 gene encoding phosphatidylinositol N-acetylglucosaminyltransferase subunit A isoform X1 — MVIALDFYNFSMVSDFFYPNMGGVESHIYQLSQRLIQRGHKVIVVTHSYGGRKGVRYLTNYLKVYYLPFGVFHNQCILPTLYLDLPILRYIFLRERITIVHGHSAFSTLCHDALLHARTMGMKTIFTDHSLFGFADASSIITNKFLQFSLADVEHVICVSHTSKENTVLRASTQSGMKPYIVSVIPNAVDASMFTPCPSKRRKNCITVVVVSRLVYRKGMDLLAGIIPKLCHRHSDVNFLIGGDGPKRVVLEEVREQNQLHDRVELLGTLEHDKVRDVLVQGDVFLNTSLTEAFCMAIVEAASCGLQVVSTRVGGVPEVLPPDMITMAEPSVQALVDALEDCIRRVRSRSVIDTHTAHERIRAMYTWTNVSKRTEKVYDTVASLPSVPFEERLKRLYMCGSIAGKIFCVLAVIDLIILMMLEWLVPRKNIDMCPEFDAVTSQPVTAEVPRQTNHVMTRSQHRILRGETSPVDLLH, encoded by the exons ATGGTCATCGCACTTGATTTTTATAACTTCAGCATGGTCTCGGACTTTTTCTACCCGAACATGGGGGGAGTAGAAAGTCATATATATCAACTATCACAACGATTGATACAAAGAGGTCACAAG GTTATCGTCGTGACACACTCGTATGGAGGAAGAAAAGGAGTTCGGTATCTTACTAACTACCTCAAG GTGTATTATCTTCCATTTGGTGTTTTTCACAACCAGTGTATTTTGCCGACTCTCTACCTGGATTTACCAATTTTAAGATACATCTTTCTCAGGGAAAGGATTACGATAGTCCATGGCCACTCT GCATTCTCTACACTTTGCCATGATGCCCTTCTACATGCTCGGACCATGGGAATGAAGACGATATTCACCGACCACTCACTTTTTGGATTTGCAGATGCAAGCTCCATCATAACTAACAAGTTTCTTCAGTTCTCCCTTGCAGATGTAGAACATGTCATTTGTGTATCACATACAAG CAAAGAAAACACAGTCCTTCGTGCCTCTACACAATCCGGGATGAAGCCATATATTGTATCTGTGATTCCTAATGCTGTGGATGCTTCAATGTTTACACCATGCCCATCAAAGCGAAGAAAAAATTGTA TCACAGTGGTAGTTGTGAGTCGGTTGGTGTATCGCAAGGGGATGGACTTGCTGGCCGGTATCATACCAAAGCTTTGCCACAGGCATTCTGATGTGAACTTTTTAATTG GAGGGGATGGGCCTAAACGTGTAGTGCTCGAGGAGGTTCGAGAACAGAACCAATTGCATGATCGAGTTGAGTTGTTAGGAACGCTGGAGCATGACAAAGTACGAGAT GTTCTCGTTCAAGGGGACGTATTCTTGAACACGTCGCTGACAGAGGCGTTCTGTATGGCTATTGTGGAGGCTGCAAGCTGTGG GCTTCAGGTTGTAAGTACGCGTGTTGGTGGCGTTCCTGAGGTTTTACCGCCTGATATGATAACCATGGCAGAACCCAGTGTACAAG CTCTCGTGGATGCTTTAGAAGACTGCATTCGCCGTGTAAGGAGTAGGAGCGTCATCGACACACACACAGCACACGAGAGAATAAGGGCTATGTACACATGGACTAACGTCTCCAAGAGAACAGAAAAG GTTTACGACACTGTCGCCAGTTTACCAAGCGTTCCTTTTGAAGAACGATTAAAAAG GCTGTATATGTGCGGTAGCATAGCGGGGAAGATATTCTGCGTCCTTGCTGTGATAGACTTGATAATACTCATGATGCTCGAGTGGCTAGTCCCGAGAAAG AATATTGACATGTGTCCGGAATTTGACGCCGTAACCTCCCAGCCCGTTACAGCCGAGGTACCTCGCCAAACGAACCACGTGATGACAAGGTCCCAACACCGAATATTAAGAGGAGAAACCTCACCAGTAGACTTGTTACACTAA